One window of Phycisphaeraceae bacterium genomic DNA carries:
- a CDS encoding DUF4190 domain-containing protein, which produces MSQNPFSNPYDLPEAVVPERTSVLAVMSLVFGIVCVPFFGIIAAFLGVMALFGIKASRGRVSGTGLAVTGIVLGAVFSLVWGGCVGTLGFALQIVTKQVAPDVGAAITSAQQSDVEGVRSKLATPGQQRLTQEAVDQFGAALTSELGEFRGVPGTIGGLMGAYMDVFQAIGQGGNVNPAGNYQNAVPIPVQFENGWAMAFIVQSPPGQGSSTKPMPFDNIIILTPGGAEIVLIPFGTTLPAPSPAPALPDPAPESGSDTGQDSDPESGDN; this is translated from the coding sequence ATGAGCCAGAACCCTTTCTCGAACCCCTATGACCTTCCCGAAGCCGTGGTGCCCGAACGCACCAGTGTGCTGGCGGTCATGTCGCTCGTTTTCGGCATTGTGTGTGTGCCGTTCTTTGGCATCATCGCCGCGTTTCTCGGTGTGATGGCGCTGTTTGGGATCAAGGCGTCGAGGGGGCGGGTAAGCGGCACCGGGCTCGCCGTCACCGGAATCGTCCTCGGGGCTGTGTTTTCGCTCGTGTGGGGCGGCTGCGTCGGCACGCTTGGTTTCGCACTCCAGATTGTGACCAAGCAGGTCGCGCCGGATGTTGGAGCAGCGATCACCAGCGCGCAGCAGAGCGATGTTGAGGGCGTTCGGTCGAAGCTCGCGACTCCAGGTCAGCAGCGGCTGACCCAAGAGGCAGTTGACCAGTTCGGTGCTGCATTGACCTCGGAACTTGGAGAGTTTCGCGGCGTTCCCGGCACGATCGGTGGGCTGATGGGCGCGTACATGGACGTCTTCCAGGCGATCGGCCAAGGTGGGAACGTCAATCCTGCGGGTAACTACCAGAATGCTGTGCCGATCCCCGTTCAGTTCGAGAACGGATGGGCCATGGCGTTCATCGTTCAGAGCCCGCCCGGGCAGGGCTCCTCGACAAAGCCGATGCCGTTCGACAACATCATCATCCTGACACCCGGCGGGGCTGAGATTGTTCTGATCCCCTTCGGGACAACGCTCCCTGCTCCATCTCCGGCTCCCGCGTTGCCCGATCCGGCACCCGAGTCCGGCTCCGATACTGGGCAGGACAGCGATCCTGAATCCGGAGACAACTGA